A region of Penaeus chinensis breed Huanghai No. 1 chromosome 38, ASM1920278v2, whole genome shotgun sequence DNA encodes the following proteins:
- the LOC125046232 gene encoding hemocyanin subunit-like: MKVLVLFALIAAAAAWPSFGFQSDAGGASDAQKQHDVNFLLHKIYGDIRDSNLKGKADSFDPEADLSHYSDGGEAVHTLVRDLKDNRLLQQRHWFSLFNPRQRNEALMLFDVLIHCKDWDTFVNNAAYFRQIMNEGEFVYALYVAVIHSPLAEHVVLPPLYEVTPHLFTNSEVIEAAYRAKQTQKPGKFKSSFTGTKKNPEQRVAYFGEDIGMNTHHVTWHMEFPFWWDDKYSHHLDRKGENFFWVHHQLTVRFDAERLSNYLDPVDELHWEKPIVQGFAPHTTYKYGGQFPSRPDNVNFEDVDGVARIRDLLIVESRIRDAIAHGYIVDRAGDHIDIMNERGIDVLGDIIESSLYSPNVQYYGALHNTAHIVLGRQSDPHGKYDLPPGVLEHFETATRDPSFFRLHKYMDNIFKEHKDSLPPYTAEELTFAGVSVDKVAIEGELETYFEDFEYNLINAVDDTEQVEDVDISTHVPRLNHKDFKIKIEVSNNKGQEVLATVRIFAWPHLDNNGIEFTFDEGRWNAIELDKFWVKLPAGTHLIERKSSESAVTVPDVPSFATLFEKTKAALGGGDSGLEEFESATGIPNRFLLPKGNEQGLEFDLVVAVTDGAADAAVDGLHENTEFNHYGSHGKYPDNRPHGYPLDRKVPDERVFEDLPNFGHVQVKVFNHGEYIQH; the protein is encoded by the exons GTGCGTCTGATGCACAGAAGCAACATGACGTCAACTTCCTGCTTCATAAGATCTACGGGGATATCCGTGACTCTAATCTAAAAGGCAAAGCTGATTCCTTTGACCCGGAGGCCGATTTATCCCATTATAGTGACGGAGGTGAAGCTGTACACACACTTGTGAGAGACCTTAAGGATAACAGGCTTCTCCAACAGAGGCACTGGTTCTCTCTCTTCAACCCAAGACAACGTAACGAAGCACTAATGCTCTTCGATGTTCTCATTCACTGTAAGGATTGGGACACATTTGTCAACAATGCTGCCTACTTCCGCCAAATTATGAATGAGGGAGAATTTGTTTATGCCTTGTATGTTGCGGTCATCCACTCACCTCTGGCTGAACACGTTGTACTTCCTCCACTCTATGAGGTCACGCCACATCTCTTCACCAACAGCGAAGTCATTGAGGCAGCTTATCGTGCCAAGCAGACACAAAAACCTGGTAAATTTAAGTCTAGCTTCACTGGAACTAAGAAGAATCCTGAACAAAGAGTAGCCTATTTCGGAGAGGACATCGGAATGAACACTCATCACGTCACCTGGCATATGGAATTCCCATTCTGGTGGGACGACAAATACAGCCATCATCTGGATCGCAAAGGAGAAAATTTCTTCTGGGTACATCATCAACTTACCGTTCGCTTTGATGCTGAACGTCTCTCCAATTACTTGGATCCCGTCGACGAACTTCACTGGGAGAAGCCCATCGTACAAGGTTTTGCTCCCCACACCACTTACAAGTATGGAGGTCAGTTCCCCTCTCGTCCAGATAATGTAAACTTCGAGGATGTGGATGGTGTTGCTCGCATTCGAGACTTGCTTATTGTAGAGAGCCGAATCCGTGATGCTATTGCACATGGTTATATCGTTGACAGGGCTGGTGATCACATTGATATCATGAATGAGCGTGGCATTGACGTTCTTGGAGATATTATTGAATCATCTTTGTACAGCCCTAATGTGCAGTACTATGGGGCCTTGCACAATACTGCTCACATTGTACTTGGTCGACAGAGTGATCCCCATGGAAAATATGATTTACCCCCTGGTGTGCTGGAACACTTTGAGACTGCCACCCGTGATCCAAGCTTCTTTAGGCTGCATAAATACATGGATAACATCTTCAAGGAACACAAGGACAGTCTCCCTCCCTACACCGCGGAAGAACTGACATTTGCCGGTGTAAGTGTAGACAAAGTAGCAATTGAAGGCGAACTAGAGACCTACTTTGAGGACTTTGAATACAATCTCATTAACGCCGTTGATGACACTGAGCAAGTTGAAGATGTAGACATTTCCACTCATGTGCCTCGTCTGAATCACAAGGACTTTAAAATCAAAATTGAAGTTAGCAATAACAAGGGCCAGGAGGTTTTAGCTACCGTTCGCATTTTCGCTTGGCCTCACCTTGACAACAATGGTATTGAATTCACCTTCGACGAAGGCCGTTGGAATGCTATTGAACTGGATAAATTCTGGGTCAAGT TGCCTGCTGGAACACACCTTATCGAACGTAAATCTTCGGAATCTGCTGTCACTGTGCCTGATGTGCCTAGTTTCGCAACTCTCTTTGAGAAGACCAAAGCAGCCTTAGGTGGTGGAGACTCTGGACTTGAGGAATTCGAGAGTGCAACTGGCATTCCTAACCGATTCCTTCTCCCCAAGGGTAATGAACAGGGTCTAGAATTCGACCTTGTTGTAGCCGTAACTGATGGCGCAGCCGATGCAGCAGTGGATGGTCTCCACGAAAATACCGAATTCAATCACTACGGTTCCCATGGAAAATACCCTGACAATCGCCCACATGGCTACCCTCTGGATCGCAAGGTTCCCGATGAACGTGTATTCGAAGATCTTCCCAACTTCGGTCACGTGCAAGTTAAGGTCTTTAATCATGGTGAATATATCCAACATTAA